From one Anguilla rostrata isolate EN2019 chromosome 12, ASM1855537v3, whole genome shotgun sequence genomic stretch:
- the glod4 gene encoding glyoxalase domain-containing protein 4 — MSLRRALHFVFKVGDRSKTATFYRDVLGMRILRHEEFEEGCKATCNGPYDGKWSKTMVGFGAEDDHFVAELTYNYGVGEYRLGNDFLGLTLQSSQAVSNARRLGWPLSEAGEGIYLAEAPGGYHFYLVDKDQPTQDPVQKVSLAVSDLQRSQHYWSSLLGMQVLEKNPEKRTVLLGFANNQCKLELQDIGGPVDHGTAFGRIAFSCPRQQLPDIEALMKKENQKILTPLVSLDTPGKATVEVVILADPDDHEICFVGDEAFRQLSMVDPSGEALLDKAMAADKSDEWFAKHNKQKAKA, encoded by the exons ATGTCTCTAAGAAGGGCCCTTCACTTCGTTTTCAAAGTGGGCGATAGATCCAAGACCGCCACCTTCTATCGCGATGTTCTCGGCATGCGA ATATTACGTCATGAGGAATTTGAAGAGGGCTGCAAAGCTACCTGCAATGG tCCATATGATGGGAAATGGAGCAAGACCATGGTGGGTTTCGGGGCAGAGGATGATCATTTTGTCGCAGAGTTGACATACAACTATGGTGTAGGGGAGTATCGTCTAGGCAACGATTTTCTG GGCCTGACCCTGCAGTCCAGCCAGGCAGTGAGCAATGCTAGGAGGCTGGGATGGCCCCTCTCTGAGGCTGGAGAGGGCATCTACCTGGCTGAGGCCCCTGGGGGCTACCACTTCTACCTAGTGGACAAAGATCAGCCCACTCAAG ATCCCGTGCAGAAGGTGTCCTTGGCCGTCTCAGACTTGCAGCGCTCTCAACACTACTGGTCCTCATTGCTCGGCATGCAAGTACTGGAGAAAAATCCGGAGAAGAGAACTGTGCTCTTAGGATTCGCAAATAATCAG TGTAAGCTGGAACTTCAGGACATCGGTGGGCCAGTGGATCACGGCACAGCGTTTGGGCGCATAGCATTCTCCTGCCCTCGTCAACAG TTGCCTGATATTGAGGCCCTCATGAAGAAGGAAAATCAGAAGATTCTCACACCCCTGGTCAGCCTGGATACTCCTGGCAAGGCCACTGTCGAAGTGGTTATACTAGCTGATCCA GATGACCATGAGATCTGCTTTGTGGGCGATGAAGCATTCAGGCAGCTCTCTATGGTGGACCCCAGTGGAGAGGCACTGCTGGATAAG GCCATGGCAGCAGACAAAAGTGATGAGTGGTTTGCCAAACACAATAAGCAGAAGGCCAAGGCGTGA